A genomic window from Hyalangium gracile includes:
- a CDS encoding M15 family metallopeptidase has product MVCSRKALTVAGYVAGTASKVRVLHVSEAHTMRADAAIAFLRMEAAAAAAGITLKVNSGFRSHEEQEVLYRKYLGGTGALAAKPGYSNHQGGIAVDIQTGGESTPTYAWLAREAWRYGFKRTVPSEPWHWEFRPEEVGGQP; this is encoded by the coding sequence ATGGTCTGCTCGAGAAAGGCACTCACGGTCGCCGGCTACGTGGCCGGCACTGCCTCCAAGGTCCGCGTCCTCCACGTCTCCGAGGCGCACACCATGCGCGCCGACGCGGCGATCGCCTTCCTGAGGATGGAGGCAGCGGCAGCCGCTGCCGGCATCACCCTGAAGGTGAACAGCGGCTTTCGCTCCCACGAGGAGCAGGAGGTGCTTTACCGCAAGTACCTGGGCGGCACCGGGGCCCTGGCCGCGAAGCCCGGCTACTCCAACCACCAGGGCGGCATCGCCGTGGACATTCAGACGGGGGGAGAGAGCACGCCGACCTACGCGTGGCTCGCGCGCGAGGCCTGGCGCTACGGCTTCAAGCGGACGGTGCCCTCCGAGCCGTGGCACTGGGAGTTCCGCCCTGAGGAAGTGGGAGGACAGCCGTGA